The Camelina sativa cultivar DH55 chromosome 18, Cs, whole genome shotgun sequence DNA window AGCAAAGCCTAGTTGGCAAGTTGGCATTATacatattttggattttattatattgtaaAACTGAAGTTATTATCGTTTGGCAACACATATACCATGTTCAAATCACTTTTATAATTCTGCTACATGGTGATTTGCAACCCAAAGAAATAATGTGGAATCAGTACCGTGCTCAAACTAATTGTGGCTTAGGGCTAGTAAAAAATTGTGAccttgtgtttttttaaaaaattattatttcaatGACAACAATGATCACAAGatgaaaaaaatagtataagccaaaacttttctattattcttttctaaaaaaattctaagaCACAATTCCAAAAGACAATCCTTTATTCTTAATTATCTCTTTTATCAATTGTCTTCCATTAGTATTTTATACAGCTATATTATAGTTATAATACGTAATTATTTTATGTGCAGAAATTTctttatacataaaatatatttattttattataatgacATAATGTCATGGACTTCTCAAACAAAACACCATTTTGCATTATAATATACACATTTATGTTATCAACttaatacatataatataagcCTAGGTGAAAAACATGTGGcctaataaatttaaaaattttggtggctTAGGGCAAATGCCCTTTCCATTTCACCTTAAGCACATCACTGACATTGTGTGGAATATTGAACttaaacatttaaattcatGAAAAATAAACATATCACTTATTTTTAATAGGCCCTATGCTCATGCACTGTGGAGACGATATTATGGTCCATGTCACATATGTATGCtctttttcaaaagaaaattgataGCGTAATTTTTGCAATGATTAATCTAACTACAACCACAATTTATTccggattttgatttttaaaaaaacaaattttctattattaatttgaCTATGTTCataatatcttttttattttactttaattatcattaattttaaGGTGAATTTTGTTACTTTATCATTATATTATGGTAATTAACCTATGGTTGTATATCTTAAATTTAAGggggaatttcaaaaataatccTTTTGAAATATCATTTATGAAAAATGCCCTCTCTttcaaactttaccaaaaaagccactaaaaatttgcaaattttcaaaatttgtgtgtaacttataaatatatacacaaattacctttatatgtgtaaaatttttatatatattttataaatacaatataagtaccttttaaaaacctttaaagaactgtttaaaaatcttttaaaaaccttgtaaactttttaaaaaccttttaaaatgttttaaaactttataaatatttggattgagTTTTGAGGTATTAGTTATTATCTAGAAGTACCTTCTGAaccatataaaactttataatttttcatattttaaaaggaatatttttgaaaatgtatagatggaaagagtatttttgaaaagggatacaccaaaaaagttatttctcaaaaattctctAACTTTAAAGAATTTTAGATTAACCTATGTATGACATACGTAAAAACTAATAGGGAAAAATAATTGTCGGTATTGTTTATTCACCTGCATATCCAATTTATGTCAAGTCGGTAAAAAAAACAGTGTCTTATCCACTATTTATCGGTACATGCACACTTATGGAACCAATCAAAAATGCAATTTAAGATAttattaataatcaaaatttatataattttttatatgaaataatATCAGTAGAATTTGAtagtaaaatgtaaaatttagtatttagtACCATTAATATTTAGAAGATGTGATATATTAGATTTTGAGTACCAGTAAAATTTAATAGGAAGTTGCTTGTGAGCGAATTGTacaaagaaatttttaaaatagccGTTgggcaaaagaaaatatttaatataaaaaaacaagtaaaaataaGATGGTTCAAGCATAATACAACAAATTTTcgaacaaaatttttaaaataacttgtGACACATCTGGTTTATGAATCGTCAAATTGTGTTTTAGACCGGTTGGAATCGACTGTTTAATGTTCATAATGTGGAACGATCGAATATCAGGTTCTTTGGATAAGATAGTGCATTATAATGAGAACCAGTTTGTAGTATCTTCTTGTAAGGTCTATTAAATGAAAGAGTAGTTAAAGACTTGATTATGTGAATTTTGACGAGTATCCGCCACTATTTTAAATTAATCGATGTTGATGGTGGGATAATTATTAAAAGTTTGGTTATGAATAAATTGATTTagtttttctgtttgttttgattgattttaattttgtcatGACATAGATTTACAATAAATGATgacttttcttttatataccTTTGAATCATTTAACCGATTTCTAATAATAAGAGATcttcaagaaaaaaagaaaaaaaatagttacacAAGTAAAAAGAGTAATTAAACTAAGCgaacataattagaaaaaaaagaaataaatatatattgggCTGAGAGACGGGAGAAAGCCCAATGGGCGTAAAAGCGAGattaattcaaattataatcTACCGAACGCGAAAGATAATAGCGAGGTCAGCGACTGGGGAGTTTGATTACGAACGAACTTGAAAAAGATTCATCGTCTTCTCCGTCTGTTAGAGAGCAAAGAGATGATGAGCTCTGCAACAGCAATTGGAAACTGGAAGCACACTGTTCTCTACTTAGCCTTAATCTTATCTCTTCTCTACTTCATCGAATCCCTAATCTCGCACAAATTACATATCAACCATAACAACATCCATCTGAAAAGGTCTCCAAATCTTCCTCTAAGGTTCCGCGACGATGGCACATTCAAGATCCTCCAGGTCAGTTGTTTGTCCGTCTTGTTCTCTGTCTCTCGATTCGTGCAATTCTCTGattattgaatttgaattttgatcGATATCGTTTGATTGCTATATAGGTTGCGGATATGCATTTCGGAATGGGGAGTATTACTCGGTGTAGAGATGTGTTGGATTCTGATTTTGAGAACTGTTCTGATCTTAATACTACTCGGTTCCTTCGGAGGATGATTGAAGCTGAGAGACCTGATTTGATCGCTTTTACTGGTAAATTTTTTCATATGAATTTGTGTGTTAGGAGTTAGGTTATGTTTATGCATACTTAGTATGGAGTAGATAAGCTCTGAGACAGCTCAAGGGAGAAGTATTTGGCTGATCTGTAGTTAGATGTTGTGTTTCTTAAAGATCTCCAAATATAGTTGAACGAGGTGTACAATACAATTGTGAAAATGATTGAACAAAAACTTAGGTAAGTGTGTGCCTTTGGTAACTGAGTTTTGTTTATGCTGTTGATGATTAGGGGATAATATATTCGGATCAAGTACTACTGATGCAGCTGAATCTCTACTTCAAGCCATTGGTCCAGCTATTGAATATGGAATCCCATGGGCTGCCATTTTAGGAAATCATGACCAAGAATCCACTTTGAACCGTGGAGAACTTATGACTTTCCTTTCTCTTATGGATTTTTCCGTCTCTCAAATCAATCCACCAGTCGAAGATGGGACCAAAGGAGGCACAGTGAGATCAATTAATGGCTTTGGGAATTACCAACTCAGAGTACACGGTGCACCTGGTTCTGTGCTGTCAAATAGCACTGTCTTTGACCTCTTCTTTCTTGACAGTGGAGACAGAGAAATAGTCCAAGGTAGACGAACATACGGATGGATCAAGGAATCTCAACTTCGTTGGCTTCAAGATACTTCTAAACATGTAATGGTATTAAGCATTTCTCAAAGCTCACATATTGGTTCTTTCATCATGCTTACACATTAGTCAAGATTCTTACCTATAAAGATGACTCACTGACTTAACAGGATCATAACCAGAGGATTCCCGGTAATCCTCCAGCGTTAGCCTTCTTCCACATCCCAATCCCGGAAGTCCGTGATCTGTGGTACACACCCTTTATTGGGCAGTTTCAGGAGGGTGTGGCATGCTCCGTTGTTGAGTCAGGAGTCTTACAGACCTTTGTGTCCATGGGAAATGTAAAAGCTGCGTTCATTGGACACGACCATGTCAATGATTTTTGTGGAAAACTAAAAGGGGTATGGTTTTGTTACGGTGGAGGATTCGGATACCATGCTTACGGAAGACCAAATTGGCACAGAAGAGCAAGAGTGATAGAGGCTAAGCTCGGGAAAGGAAGAGACACATGGACAGGGATCGAACTTATCAAGACTTGGAAACGTCTCGATGACCAAGACTTAAGCAAGATAGACGAACAAGTACTATGGGAAACTTCCGATACAATTCTGAAAGGATAAACGGGCAAAGACATATAAAGGTACTTATCTCGTCCTGTCATGAAATAATACCCATCTTTTGATGTTTCGTGTGAGAATTTTCTGAGTCCCTCTGCGTCTAGACTCATTCATGACTTGGACATGATAGATATAAGTCTGTTTATCTTGAAAAACGTTTTTCAGACGGCCACAAATTCGTATATGTTAAACGTCAGCTTTCTCATTAGGGGAAAGTAGTATTGTCGAAACACATGTGAAATGATGAAACACAGAATTTTCGTCTGGGATGCTTTGAAATGGTCAGTTCGTTGCTGTTTCGGTGTGAATGTGTGATCTCTTTTGACTATCTGACAtatttcgtctttttttttcttcttaaaaatatgtattacgATTACAATACGATCGTATGATCCTCATATGCTGAGTTATAATGTCGTCAGAAATAGTTCCAGCGTCAAatcatttctcatttttcttgttattctttttgtttgtttcactaattttgtcattttttccGCCTTTTTTTAAGTACAATTATGTTTCTGAACTTTTCTTCTGGTCACGGTTCTAaactttgattaatattttttcaggacaaatttttttctttagtggCCACactgtttttaaagttttccaTTAAAAGGTATCAGAATCGTTATAAAGTACTAGAATAGCTATAAGCCTCGTGCCGAATaccatttaaattaaatataataatactcttctagtcatttttcttttttaatttggaaatatctagattttttttttgatcaaattaCTGTTACTATAGATCTCTCATTTTCATGTCTAATAATGgacataattttttctttttagtaagTAGATACAACGGTGGTGGTGTATAACTCTCTACGTCGTTGTCTCCCAAGACTTTGGTCtgtctcattctcattctctctttttcgCCCTTGTCTATATAAAGCTCACACAATTCGAGAGAGAGGAGACCAACGAAACTAACCAGACTGTTGGATTCTAAAATCTGTCGGGAAATGGAGAATACTATCGACCAAGAATTCAGCAATTACTGGGAACCCAGCTCCTTCCTCCAGAACGAAGAGTTTGAATACGACAGGTTCTttcactcttctctttttttgtctcttttactTTCCAGCTTttagattttgatatttattccatttcttgaaaaaaaaaatagctggCCGTTGGAGGAAGCGATTTCTGGGTCGTATGATTCGAGTTCGCCGGACGGGGCGGCTTCGTCGCCGGCTTCTAAGAATATTGTGtcagagagaaacagaagacAGAAACTTAACCAGAGACTCTTTGCTCTTCGATCAGTTGTTCCCAATATAACCAAGGTTACTTACGACTCTTACCTCTCTTCGTCTTAACTCAAAACTCTTAATTTGTCTTCTAATTCCAAGATCCAAGCTTTACTAtggtttgcttttttctttttctttttaattagatGGATAAAGCATCAATAATCAAAGATGCTATCAGTTACATACAAGGGTTACAATATGAAGAAGGGAAGCTCGAAGCTGAGATCAGAGAACTTGAATCTACACCAAAGAGTAGCTTGAGTTTCAGCAAAGATTTTGATCGTGATTTACTTGTTCCTGTCACATCCAAGAAGTTGAAGCAGCTTGATTCTAgttcttccacttctctcatcGAAGTTCTCGATGTAAGTCATGCTTCATTGATTCTTTCACCTTGAAGTATCATAgattaatttttcaattttttaaaaattggtgggttgttgttttgtgtgggTGGGTGATTTGAAGTTGAAGGTAACATTCATGGGAGAGAGGACAATGGTGGTGAGTATAACATGTAATAAGAGGACAGACACAATGGTGAAACTGTGTGAAGTCTTTGAGTCATTAAATCTCAAAATCCTCACTTCCAATCTCACCTCTTTCTCTGGCATGATCTTCCACACTGTCTTTATTGAGGTCagcatctttctctctttctctctctttagttAGTAGTAGTAATTAGTTAATTACTAATTTGAAGTAATGATTGCAATTTAGTCAAAGAGTGGATAGTAAACTTTTTAAGATAAAGTAAAAGGAAGCATTCAAATATAGTAGTATATGATTACTTTAGTTAACTTTTCTAAAAGTCTCCATCATCCAGTATGTATGTAATTTGCATGATATTAATTTCGGACTAAAATCTCTTACCCCTTTTTCGCctaaacaatttctcaaaaatcccgaatgaaggttgttaaaggttaaatataattaaatcagtAAGTGTTCAACGAAAAACACAACTAGGGTGCAACGAGTACAACTAGGGTGCAACATGTACAATTGGGGTGTAACGGGTACAACTAGGATGTAACGGGTACAACTGGTACACTTAGGATgttcgatttttatttaaaaattataagagGGGTAGTTTCGTCCTTTcattaaagaagagagatatgTAGAATTAAAGTggatatattgaaaaaaattctAGGAATAGAGGCAGGAGAATTAAATCCTATTAATTTCTACTGTTTCTCAACTTAAAATTTACCAAAGTGGAAATAATTTGTTTCcaatattttgttagttttaggTAAACCGTGAATCGAAATTCTGGAATTTGCAATTTGGAATATGATCTGATTTTTATGGGGTATttatagcatttttttttttaacgtggTGTTCAAAAGTCATATGCTCGTATCGTACCAAATCATTTTAACAATAAATGTCGCATTCGTGACGCTGGCAATGGAGCGTTGTGttattactttatttgtttacctgaaaaattaatataaatactttttcCAAAATGTAAGATTTTGATACTTATTTTTTTAGACGACATGGACCTTTCTGATTGATTTAAAGCAAGATTTTATTGAGTAAACTAATGATGATATCATTGTACACAATATTCGGCTTATTCTTTATCTGGtaacaattatttttgttgGCCACTTAAAACTTATAGTGCATCGAGAAAAAGTGTCAATTGTTAAAAAGCAATTTTaggttgtttttaaaaaataaaaatgttttcttcTCTATTGGTAATACAGTTATGGTAACGtaaatgttttgttcatatCGGAAGCTTTTCTGGTGGTGAGCAAACATTTATTGGGATTTCGTTTtagtatttttcatttttggtccCACATTTATAGTGATTTGGTCCGTTTTggttattacaaaacaaaaaaaaaataataatattatctatGTGTATGTGGTAAGCAGGAATCTGATTGCTTTGGTATTGATAAATACTGTTCAACTGCTCGAATTAAATAACAATGTCCTATAAACGATAAAATATTAGCTAAGTCTGCCAAAGTATACATATCATAAAAGATTGTGTGGAGATTATAGAAAGATAGATGAGATTTCTTAAATAcctcatataaaataatattaagagTCAAGAATGATTGGATCTTAGAGATAAGATTATGATAGCAATTGCTAATTAAAATACTTAATCACTTTATCTTTTAATGGaatctgttttcttcttttggcttATGTCTTCACTtgcagtatttttttttttgttgtaatttcttGTCAAAGCATTGATACAATAATCCTAATTATTGTTCAttaaatgtgtgtgtgtgtgtgttttgaacaggcggatgaagaagaacaagaggtACTACGGTTAAAAATAGAAGCAGGAATAGGAGCTTACAATGAAACTCAAAGCCCCACTTTTAGTATTGACTCTCTTTActaatacttttgttttgtttgtttgttcttttagtttctctctttaccatcaataatatatgtctcttctcattttcttctccttcgttTTGTTTTGCCATCACGAAgacttcttttgtcttttatataATGTCTATAATAAACCGTACCCATTGTCAATATATTGctcaaagaaaaagattggTTTTTCTCTTTAATTGAGATTGAGAACCCAATGTTAAAACTAAGCCAAGCTCCATAATTAACGAACAGTTAGAAAAGGTCATGGATTCTTTTTATGGAGTAAGTAGTGCTATATTTAGTGTTCAGAGGTACCATGAGTAGATCCTTTGTGGTGTGGTACCAATGGAAACAGGTCATCTCTTGTTAGAATTCTTGGCAATTTGATCGTGAGACTACAGTACATACAGATAATGATTGGTAccaattactatttttttttcaatggacAACAAAACGTAAATTCACTTGGCCATGGTGGACATGATGATGAACtccaaatcaaaataaataaagatgtcCACTTAAGTAAGAGACACCTTTTCTTTCATTAAATAGGGTTGGTaaggttttaagttttagaTAATGAAGCACAACGTGGTTACTAATGATCTTCAATATAAAATCTTGTTACCAAATCTAGAATATTCAAAATTACCAGGTGAAGTGGTCAATCTCCTGAAACAGTTTATCATTTAATTtccatatattttaatttacacgttatttgtgttttatcaatttttttcttttgctctctACCCATACTACTTATTTTAACTATATTCTCcgcaaaattttaatttagtgaaacaatcgtttgttttttttttccacgtATTTTTTGTCAAATAGACAGCACATTGTCATAAATAATGATGATACgtgtaataaatatatacattctGTACATACGACATTAGTTTATGGATTCGTTTACGTTTTCCATTTAGAGAAAAACTACAATTTCTAgaccacagaaaaaaaaatgattggtATACGTTTTCTTGTCACAAAAAATTGTTACATCAAAAGCAAAGGAAATCTTTAGTAACATCAAAAATTGATTAGTAACAGAAATGTAACTATGGTTTTTTTGGTATACATTTGTGACAAGAAAACGTAATTGCTTTTGATGTAACAATTTTTTGTGACAAGAAAACGTAAGTGGTATACTAAATATCTTTGACTATTTTGCAATTGCTTTTGATGTTCTCTTATTTTTACATTACATGCAGAGTTGCAGACCAATCAATTTTTGTAAGTAGAATATACTGTagcatttttataaaaccatagTTACATTTCTGTTACAAGCAATTGCAAAATAGTTAAAGATTTCCCTTGAACTCTTATGTTTACTATACATGCGTGCAAGAGCTCATTTTTGTGTGAACACATTTAAAACGTCTCTCTCAACCTATATTATTAAAGCTCACATGCTTATATCTTATATGTGTATTAATACGGTCTTCTAGACTTCTTgtggattttatttatttatttcgcTCAGTCCATACCAATCAATTTCAAAGATATCATAtactatctcttttttttatttgttaaagggTTTTCTTAAGGTTGTGTTGGTTTACCGATAGTTAATAATTACAGATATTTATTTCCAAAATTCCTTTTTTATCCTTGTTCTTGAGTCAATAAACCCGATTGTCGAATTATTGAAATTTCTGTTTTACACAGTTTGGATGTAGCAAAACAAGAAATATCTGCTTTTcagggactttttttttttttttttgtaaaatataatttgaatatactattagaaagttggaaacataaTTGCTTGACGTGCTATATTTATTTACGAAGGGCTCACATGCTTGCTGGGATTCATTTACTTacacttatgtttttttttttttatataaatgatggTCTGTATTCGGAACTTATGGCTTTTGCACATTTTAAATTtagcaaaattagaaaaatttgcCTTTTTAGAGATTGGAAACATAAAAGATACCAAAGAAGAGAATCACTGCTGAGAAAAAAATGGTTGAAATTGTATGAGCAAAAAACCAAAGTATAACCTCTTCTACAAGACCAGCACTCTATAAATTATGGCCAGAACTAAGGACAGCCACTAGTAAAGAGGAATTTAGAGTTAGAcaacatatatacataacaCAAAAGCTTCATTACATGGTCCAAAACGGCGGTGATTTTACCAGTCTTTGAGCAGTTCTCCAGCAACATCCCGGTAGCtgactttctttttcttcgcaGGAGGAGGAACTGTGTCTGCCTCTGCGTCTGCGCCTGCGTTCACAGAAGTATCATCAGTCTCGGCGCCGAGTTTCCTTCTCTCCGAAGACTCACAATCATAAGATACATTAGCGTTTCTATTTTCCCCGGTAATTCGGTTTGATGTCTCTGTGTTTTTCTGACTGAGGCTCGGGATCATGTTCATTAACATAGCTTGTAGTGGATCCTCATGGATTTGTAACTTCTCTTTCATACCCATCTCGGTCTTTGCATTTCTAGAATCTTCTGAGGCCTCTTCAACTGCTACTGTGTTCTCTTTATGCAGTGATTCTGTGTGCATTGCTATGTTAGGCTCTCGAGGTTCTTCGTTTTCCACTGATCTACCAGCTGCATTACTCTCTTCTGCATCTGCTGACACATTGTCTATGTCATCAAAACCATCATTTTCCTCAGACTCATCTCCTCCAATCTTCGAAGCCTTCTTGCCTCTTCGTGATCTCTGTACTCTTTGAGTTTGTGCCACACGAGACTTTCCTCTCTTTGCAGATTCTCCTCTGCTAGAGTTTCTTTGAGCCCCACCGAACGAATCAGTCTCTTCTGCTATATCACTGAGTCGTGTTGAAACTTTTTCTTCAGAAGCATCACTCTCCTCTTTTTCGTCCCCGCCTATCTTAGAAGGCTGCTTGCCTCTGCGTCTCTGTACTCGATGCGTTGAGTTTGTAGAAGACCTTCCCCTTTTAACAGCTCGAGTACTTGACCGTCCTCTTGAACTTCTAATTTCCATTTTAGAGGAAGCTGGCTCTTCGATTTGAGCACTACCACAGGAAGCTACTTCCGTTATATCATGTTCAGATTTACTGAAGCAAACAgaaataaaatcattatataGATGAGAgactaatttttatatcatttgtaGATAAGAACTCATAAAATATGTTGACTCACTCTGATTCTTCAGTATCAGACTCTTCCATATACTTAGGCCTCAGAGTGTAGACGTCCTCGCAAAGTTTTTGCTCTCTTTGCAAGCTGTCTTCTAACCAGTGAGAGTTAACAACGTGTAGCCTTCTCTTCAACAGAAGGCGCTTCTCCACTTCGCTGAAACTATTACAGAGAGAGCAGATAACAAAGTCTTAATCCTAGTTATATAATGTGGTACGAAGCTCATAATCAGAAACAAAGAATCTGAATTACTTTTTTGAAACTGAAGTAAAATCCAAAGAGTCTTCTGTTATAGCAAGGACTACAAGGTGCGACGCATTAGCAAGATTATTGCTAACTTTACCACCACCCATTAAGACTTCGAACGCTAATCTCTTAGCCATAATTGCCAACAGAGCTTCCTCTTCAGTGCTCCTTCAagtaaaaaatgacatattgAGGATGATGAGTATTGCTTTAGGTAACTGTCATGTTTaacataagaagaaaacaagaggGGGTTTACAATGTTTCACTATACGGGTAAAAGTAAACACAGCAGCCAAAGAGGCAGGACCATCTTTTCTCTGGACATAACTTTTTCTTGTAGTATTCAATGGATTTTAAGTCATCGGATTGCTTGGCATTGCTTAAGACCTGCAAGCgaaaaaaaaagggattgaAACCCGACTGTATGATTCCAGTTAAACGGTATCAAGAAGTAGTATAATACTTCCAAGGGACTTACTGAACATACATACCTGTTTGAGACCTTCAAGGTCTAAATCCCAGTAATAAGAATCCGAGAATTCATCAATGTCATCCTGTAATTTTGTCCTTGAAGCCTCAGTGAGGTGGAGGAAGTACCTTCAAAAAGGCCGCAAGCGGTTTTTGTTAGACACAACATTAAAGCACGAAACCCCAAAGGATCGATACCATAAGAAAATGTTGCTAGGACTCACTTTGGCTGCAAAGGAAGCATCTTATTTCGTGAACAACAATCTAAGATCCATGAAAAGTGGATGACATCTCGCTGACGCTTTGCTGCCTGATACTTTATTCCTGAAATAGTTCTTAAATTGTTTTGAGAAGCACCTCATGCGTACAAAGGGTTAGGTAAAACATGTAAAGAGTAAAAAAGTGACATACCACTGCTTTCCGCTGCAATGCAATGAGTTACTGAGTTGTTTAAGTTCATTGAGAACTTTCCTCCATTCTCAACTACCATTTTGTGAAATGTATCAACAGAATAGGACCGAGGCACATTAACAAAATCTGTAAGATTTGTCAAGGAGATACAAAAAAAGAGTAGTAGAAAATTTTCTCAAAGTTTGCAAGTTCAGGTAGTTTCAGAACTCATCCATGTAAAAAGGTGTCTAATACTAATAGAGGAAGCCAGCTGAAAATGCAATCAGTAAGGAAACGGTACCCAGGTGAGAatgaagcagagagaagaaactTCATTTTGAAACATGTCAAAAGGAtacaaaatatcatatttgaGAAGATTGAGGTCTTGCCCTTGATATCCGATACATCAGTTTGAATAAACTGAGAAGGGACAAGCGACAcattctttttctctctcttggaggatttattgacTTTTGGATTGTCATGTGTGCTTTCAGATTCCTTCTGTTTCTGTGTGGTGCCGTTACTCGAATTCACCAATTCCACAAAAGCTGCAAAGTCAACATCAGCCAGACATATAAAGAGCAAGCAGATCAGTTATTTTAACTTTCATGATAATGAGAACATTGGATAGTTTCTTTGGGTCTTTTACTCACCCTGCACATCGAGACATTCATGCCAAGGCTTGTCATATCTTACTTTATCAATACGAGGAAACCTCAGACTGTAAGGTGCAACAAACACCTACATAAAATATAGCATGTGCATTATAAGCAACAAATCTGCATTGCAAGCtaccaaattaaattaaaaacaaatattagagGTCACTAGCTAGTCTTCACATTCTCACATCTTATGGACATACCTCAGACCTTATTGTCCTGATATCACTAGTGATTGAAAGTATTATTGATCTGCAACaagggaagagaaaaaaaatatgagcaCAGAAAATAGTATTCAACGatccaaattcttcttcttcagttgagaaaaaggaaatgatTGACAGAAAACTGACTTCTCTGGGCTCTCAATCCAAACATCTGGTCTCTCTTTTGAGTGGTTTGTGACCTGGTAGAAGCTTGGTGGAGCCTTCTTTGGGTGTTCACTTTTTCTgaaacacaaataaaatatgtgagaaCTATTAAAGTAAGATGTAGTGTGTTTAAATTgtcaatatattattataccCAAAACCCTTCTAGTTTTGATGTATGCTAATAGCTGTTTCTCGTGAGTCATATCTTAGTGGAGTATCTGTATTATATCCTTTTCTCCTTAACCTTGACTGATCTcatatagtttaatatttttttgtttaaatgagATAAGAAAGCCAGTGAACTGATCCTTCTCTCACCTGAAATAAGGCTTCAGTTTGCTTACAACAGTGTTAAGTTCTTCATCAGAAAGTCCAGTGCCAACTCTACAAAAGGACATAAATCTGGAAAACGAGAATAGCTTATCATTGATAGTTAGACCTGAAATGTCTGGGCAAACAACGAAAAGTTATGATGTCACGTAGCTTTAAAGTCTGCTGGCCCATGTTCTG harbors:
- the LOC104761792 gene encoding DNA ligase 4-like isoform X2, with the protein product MTEEIKFSVLVSLFNWIQKTKTSSQKRSKFRKFLDTYCKPSDYFVAVRLIIPSLDRERGSYGLKESVLATCLIDALGISRDAPDAVRLINWRKGGTAKAGANAGNFSLIAAEVLQRRQGMASGGLTIKELNDLLDRLATSENRGEKTSVLSTLIQKTNAQEMKWVVRIILKDLKLGMSERSIFQEFHPDAEDLFNVTCDLKLVCEKLRDRHQRHKRQDIEVGKAVRPQLAMRISDVNAAWKKLHGKDVIAECKFDGDRIQIHKNGTEIHYYSRNFLDHSEYVHAMSDLIVQNILVDKCILDGEMLVWDTSLNRFAEFGSNQEIAKAAREGLDSHRQLCYVAFDVLYVGDTSVIHQSLKERHELLKKVVRPLKGRLEVLVPEGGLNVHRPSGEPSWSIVVHAAADVERFFKETVENRDEGIVLKDLESKWEPGDRSGKWLKLKPEYIRAGSDLDVLIIGGYYGSGRRGGEVAQFLVGLADRAEANVYPRRFMSFCRVGTGLSDEELNTVVSKLKPYFRKSEHPKKAPPSFYQVTNHSKERPDVWIESPEKSIILSITSDIRTIRSEVFVAPYSLRFPRIDKVRYDKPWHECLDVQAFVELVNSSNGTTQKQKESESTHDNPKVNKSSKREKKNVSLVPSQFIQTDVSDIKGKTSIFSNMIFYFVNVPRSYSVDTFHKMVVENGGKFSMNLNNSVTHCIAAESSGIKYQAAKRQRDVIHFSWILDCCSRNKMLPLQPKYFLHLTEASRTKLQDDIDEFSDSYYWDLDLEGLKQVLSNAKQSDDLKSIEYYKKKLCPEKRWSCLFGCCVYFYPSTEEEALLAIMAKRLAFEVLMGGGKVSNNLANASHLVVLAITEDSLDFTSVSKNFSEVEKRLLLKRRLHVVNSHWLEDSLQREQKLCEDVYTLRPKYMEESDTEESDKSEHDITEVASCGSAQIEEPASSKMEIRSSRGRSSTRAVKRGRSSTNSTHRVQRRRGKQPSKIGGDEKEESDASEEKVSTRLSDIAEETDSFGGAQRNSSRGESAKRGKSRVAQTQRVQRSRRGKKASKIGGDESEENDGFDDIDNVSADAEESNAAGRSVENEEPREPNIAMHTESLHKENTVAVEEASEDSRNAKTEMGMKEKLQIHEDPLQAMLMNMIPSLSQKNTETSNRITGENRNANVSYDCESSERRKLGAETDDTSVNAGADAEADTVPPPAKKKKVSYRDVAGELLKDW